The following proteins are co-located in the Pedobacter sp. FW305-3-2-15-E-R2A2 genome:
- a CDS encoding efflux RND transporter periplasmic adaptor subunit, giving the protein MKVNFLAYSPLFVALAFASCTSSESKEPATADKSKPVPVAAIHVLDTTIYKEYIADIQAVKNVEVRSRLSGFLEKIYVEEGSAVKEGQVLFRINDEEYKAELSKADAVLNNAIADAKTVELEQQRTKLLVKNNIVSKTELDLAAAKVKAAESRIAEARSVLRYAKSRLSNTLIKSPFSGRIDRLPLKAGSLLEEGSLLTSVSDLSAVNVYFSITEKEYLNIASDAGYAKNSFKKQVKLTLADGAVYPFAGQAKFAESEFASQTGSLSLKANFPNPEGLLKHGASGKISVPIETGEILAVHQKSVFEIQDRTYVYVLGADNKIKMTAFQAGQRVGHYYIVSAGLSKSDKIVFEGTQSLRDGIQIKPIGLNIKGANPIAKN; this is encoded by the coding sequence ATGAAGGTTAATTTCTTAGCTTATTCCCCTCTTTTTGTTGCACTTGCATTTGCCAGCTGTACCTCTTCTGAAAGTAAAGAACCTGCGACCGCCGACAAGTCCAAACCTGTACCTGTTGCTGCGATCCACGTTTTAGACACCACGATTTACAAAGAATATATTGCCGATATACAGGCGGTAAAAAATGTAGAAGTCCGGTCCCGTTTATCCGGATTCCTGGAGAAAATCTATGTAGAAGAAGGCTCCGCCGTTAAGGAAGGACAGGTTTTGTTTAGAATAAACGACGAAGAATATAAAGCGGAACTCAGTAAAGCAGACGCGGTGTTAAACAATGCAATAGCAGATGCAAAGACGGTTGAGTTAGAGCAGCAGAGAACGAAATTGCTGGTAAAAAACAACATTGTTTCCAAGACAGAACTCGACCTTGCAGCAGCCAAAGTTAAAGCCGCAGAATCACGTATCGCCGAAGCCAGGTCCGTCCTGCGTTATGCGAAATCCAGGTTGTCCAATACTTTGATCAAATCCCCTTTCAGTGGTCGCATTGACCGATTGCCATTAAAAGCAGGCAGCCTATTGGAGGAAGGATCCCTCCTGACCTCCGTATCTGACCTAAGCGCTGTAAATGTCTATTTCTCGATTACGGAGAAAGAGTATTTAAACATTGCCAGTGATGCAGGATACGCGAAAAACAGCTTTAAGAAACAAGTTAAACTGACCCTTGCGGATGGTGCGGTGTATCCCTTTGCAGGTCAGGCTAAATTTGCGGAAAGTGAATTCGCCAGTCAGACGGGCTCTCTTTCTTTAAAAGCGAATTTCCCGAATCCTGAGGGTTTATTAAAACACGGTGCTTCCGGCAAAATCAGTGTTCCTATAGAAACCGGAGAAATCCTTGCGGTTCATCAGAAATCTGTGTTTGAGATTCAGGACAGAACTTATGTTTACGTTCTGGGAGCCGATAACAAGATTAAAATGACTGCTTTCCAGGCCGGACAAAGAGTAGGACACTATTACATTGTCAGCGCTGGCCTAAGCAAATCAGACAAAATTGTCTTTGAAGGCACCCAAAGTCTGCGTGACGGAATTCAGATTAAACCCATCGGCCTTAACATAAAAGGCGCTAACCCAATTGCTAAAAACTAA
- a CDS encoding GNAT family N-acetyltransferase — MKKEMQPINNNHPDLQAILENELVKLVPLQDLDFERLYAVASDPLIWEQHPNKDRYKRAVFESFFKGAMESGGAYLILDKDSEEVVGSSRYYDFDAEKKHVFIGYTFVGRKFWGQGYNPSVKKLMIDYAFQFVDQVLFHIGSQNIRSQKAIANLNAVKIGEEEIAYYGEASKLNFVYQISKADWTGI; from the coding sequence ATGAAAAAAGAGATGCAGCCTATAAATAACAACCATCCCGATCTTCAGGCCATACTGGAAAATGAGCTTGTTAAGCTTGTTCCCCTGCAAGATCTTGATTTTGAACGACTTTATGCCGTCGCTTCTGATCCGCTGATCTGGGAGCAACACCCCAATAAAGACCGGTACAAAAGAGCAGTGTTTGAAAGTTTCTTTAAAGGAGCAATGGAATCGGGTGGTGCTTACCTGATTTTAGACAAGGATTCGGAAGAAGTAGTAGGCAGCAGCAGATATTATGATTTCGATGCGGAAAAGAAACATGTCTTTATTGGCTACACTTTTGTTGGCCGCAAATTCTGGGGTCAGGGATACAATCCTTCTGTTAAGAAGCTGATGATCGATTATGCTTTTCAATTCGTTGATCAGGTACTGTTCCATATCGGGTCACAAAATATCCGCTCACAGAAAGCCATCGCAAACCTGAATGCGGTTAAAATTGGGGAAGAGGAAATTGCCTATTATGGCGAAGCCTCTAAACTAAATTTCGTTTATCAGATCAGTAAAGCCGATTGGACTGGCATTTAG
- a CDS encoding LytTR family DNA-binding domain-containing protein, with protein MNDKISCIITDDEPYARKGLQGYIEKISFLDLKGSCEDALQLNSLLEEEPVDLLFLDIQMPLFTGIEFLKTLRNPPKVIFTTAYAQYAIQGFELEVMDYLLKPISYERFFKAATKAKEYFALKARPDESTAYLFVKSNGKFEKIVFADILFIEGMENYVAIQLKDKRIVTHSTIKSLLEKLPARQFIQTHKSYVIGIDKIDRIEGNLLHIQKYQIPISKYLRKVVMTALIT; from the coding sequence ATGAACGATAAAATCAGTTGTATCATTACCGATGATGAACCTTATGCGCGCAAAGGCTTACAGGGTTATATAGAAAAAATCAGTTTCCTGGATCTTAAAGGAAGCTGTGAAGATGCTTTACAATTGAACAGTCTGTTGGAAGAGGAACCGGTAGACCTGCTTTTCCTGGACATACAAATGCCTCTTTTTACGGGCATTGAATTTTTGAAAACCCTCCGCAACCCTCCTAAAGTGATATTCACCACTGCTTATGCGCAATATGCCATACAGGGTTTCGAATTAGAAGTGATGGATTATTTACTAAAACCCATCTCCTACGAACGATTTTTTAAAGCAGCAACAAAAGCGAAGGAATATTTTGCATTAAAGGCCCGGCCCGATGAATCTACTGCTTATTTATTTGTAAAGTCCAATGGGAAGTTCGAGAAAATAGTCTTTGCTGATATTTTGTTTATCGAGGGAATGGAGAATTATGTCGCCATTCAGCTTAAAGATAAGCGGATTGTGACCCACAGCACCATCAAATCATTACTCGAAAAATTACCAGCCAGACAGTTTATACAAACCCATAAATCTTATGTGATAGGGATTGACAAAATTGATCGCATTGAAGGCAACCTGCTGCACATTCAGAAGTATCAGATTCCTATTAGTAAATACCTGCGCAAAGTAGTCATGACGGCCCTGATTACTTAA
- a CDS encoding histidine kinase — MKLFKKYIFPAVYGLLIYFTIRLLHDLAVDTQFWTRDLVLNIFEILCSILLGYLSIGIFEALFRFYDKRWPHHLNYRGIVRELLILVGVNLLLAYLILIPMAAFTDDGLSWVDVADLTMIPTLYALIYYGIARSRSWLKAYVDNKVLLEKITNEHLETELKFLKAQYHPHFLFNALNTIYFQMDEDLPGAKRSIEQFSELLRYQLYDQQQQVPIALEIDYLQRFIELQKIRSTDKLQLQIAFDPQLNAQLVYPLLFLPLVENAFKFIGGDYQMLVDARISDHYIVFSVENSVPLVMQHGAKTGGIGLENLQRRLDLLYPDRHSLKLQQENNQFKAVLKLEYER, encoded by the coding sequence ATGAAGCTATTCAAAAAATACATTTTCCCCGCAGTTTATGGCCTTCTGATCTATTTCACCATCAGGCTATTGCATGACCTCGCTGTTGATACTCAATTTTGGACAAGAGACTTGGTTTTAAACATTTTCGAAATTCTTTGCAGCATCTTGCTGGGCTATCTAAGCATAGGCATTTTTGAAGCACTCTTCCGGTTTTACGACAAACGTTGGCCACACCATTTAAATTATCGGGGCATCGTAAGAGAATTGCTGATACTGGTAGGTGTTAATCTGCTATTGGCCTACCTGATCCTGATCCCAATGGCGGCATTTACGGATGATGGTCTGTCCTGGGTAGACGTCGCAGACCTGACCATGATTCCAACTTTATATGCCCTGATTTATTATGGAATTGCGCGTAGCAGAAGCTGGTTAAAGGCGTATGTAGACAATAAAGTGCTACTAGAGAAAATAACGAATGAACATTTAGAAACGGAACTCAAATTCCTTAAAGCTCAATATCACCCACATTTTCTTTTTAATGCTTTAAATACCATTTACTTTCAGATGGATGAAGATTTACCTGGTGCAAAGAGAAGTATTGAGCAATTTTCAGAGCTACTCAGGTATCAGCTCTATGACCAGCAACAACAGGTGCCTATAGCGCTCGAAATCGACTATCTTCAACGCTTTATTGAATTGCAAAAGATCCGGAGCACAGATAAACTGCAGTTACAGATCGCTTTTGATCCGCAGCTGAATGCACAACTGGTGTATCCACTGTTATTTTTGCCATTGGTTGAAAATGCATTCAAATTTATAGGCGGTGATTATCAAATGCTGGTCGATGCCAGGATATCAGATCACTATATCGTGTTTAGCGTGGAGAATTCCGTACCGCTGGTGATGCAACACGGGGCTAAAACAGGAGGCATCGGACTGGAAAACCTGCAACGACGCCTTGACTTGCTTTATCCGGACAGACATTCCCTAAAACTACAGCAGGAAAACAATCAATTTAAAGCGGTCTTAAAACTAGAATATGAACGATAA
- a CDS encoding acyltransferase family protein, which yields METTQRQTYLDWLRILSILGVLFFHSAMPYVSEDGWHIKNAETSNLLMETNMFLHLFRMPLLFFISGTVSFYMMQRRSTLNFIGLRFRRLLIPLIFGMFVVVPPQIYMERLIAGYQGSFWHWYPHVLDFIPYPTGNFSWHHLWFIAYLFLYDLMFAPLFAWLISPKGNGFKTKMEVLTKNKRIYLLMLPGIIWYTLMAHRFPETNDLINDPAYFVYWLLFLMTGFICILQPKLMDSLERNRRFALTVGFLALLLLNYLRWNKIEPKYAGWYFQDEFFTYLFYALKPTIAWAWVFALIGYGKRYLNAKHKILNYLNESAYPFYILHQTVIVILVYYIVQLRNESILSKYIYTLGLTFFISVLTYHLLIRPFALNRFLFGMKPIKKADGTKMKTEETA from the coding sequence ATGGAAACCACACAACGACAAACCTATCTTGATTGGCTAAGGATATTATCCATATTAGGTGTATTATTTTTTCATTCGGCCATGCCTTATGTTTCAGAAGATGGATGGCATATTAAAAATGCAGAAACGAGCAATCTGTTGATGGAAACAAATATGTTCCTCCATCTTTTTCGCATGCCCTTATTGTTCTTCATCTCTGGTACGGTAAGCTTTTACATGATGCAACGGAGATCTACGTTAAACTTCATTGGTTTACGCTTCCGCCGACTATTGATCCCTCTAATATTTGGGATGTTTGTTGTCGTTCCGCCTCAGATCTATATGGAACGACTGATTGCCGGTTATCAAGGTAGTTTTTGGCATTGGTATCCCCATGTGTTAGACTTCATACCCTATCCAACAGGCAATTTCAGCTGGCATCACCTTTGGTTTATCGCCTACCTGTTTTTATACGACCTGATGTTCGCGCCCTTATTTGCCTGGCTGATCTCTCCAAAAGGCAATGGATTTAAAACAAAGATGGAAGTACTGACTAAAAATAAACGGATATACCTGCTGATGCTTCCCGGAATCATCTGGTATACCCTAATGGCCCATAGGTTTCCTGAAACCAATGACCTGATCAACGATCCCGCTTATTTTGTTTACTGGTTGCTCTTTCTAATGACCGGGTTTATCTGTATCCTCCAACCCAAATTGATGGATAGCCTGGAACGTAACCGACGTTTTGCCTTAACGGTAGGATTTTTAGCACTCCTCTTATTAAACTATTTAAGATGGAATAAAATTGAACCAAAGTATGCCGGTTGGTATTTCCAGGATGAATTCTTTACTTATCTTTTTTATGCCTTAAAACCAACCATTGCATGGGCATGGGTATTCGCATTGATTGGATATGGGAAACGTTACCTGAACGCCAAACACAAAATCCTCAACTATTTAAATGAATCAGCTTATCCTTTTTACATCCTGCATCAGACCGTGATCGTCATCCTGGTTTATTATATCGTGCAACTCCGTAATGAAAGCATTTTATCTAAATATATTTATACTTTAGGCCTTACATTTTTTATAAGCGTACTGACTTATCATTTGCTGATCCGCCCTTTTGCACTCAACAGGTTCTTATTCGGCATGAAACCTATAAAAAAAGCTGACGGAACAAAAATGAAAACAGAAGAAACGGCATAA
- a CDS encoding GNAT family protein → MRINIDENINLELIAAGHATGLYAVIEANRARFAEFLAWGDNAKSLENFNNYIRNCELQYQQGNDINFVILLDEKPVGKMGLHYINTYNKSAEIGYWLGKKDEGKGIITKSCKGLISYGFRELGLNRIEIKAAESNVRSLAIPEKLNFTKEGILRQADLVNGQFLDLVLYSMLNEEWKS, encoded by the coding sequence ATGAGAATCAATATAGACGAAAATATAAATCTTGAACTGATTGCAGCCGGGCATGCTACAGGACTATATGCTGTTATTGAAGCAAACAGAGCCCGTTTTGCCGAATTTTTAGCTTGGGGTGACAATGCCAAATCCCTGGAGAATTTCAATAATTATATCAGGAACTGCGAATTACAATACCAACAGGGAAATGATATCAATTTTGTGATCTTGTTAGATGAAAAACCGGTAGGGAAAATGGGATTACACTATATCAATACTTATAATAAAAGTGCTGAAATTGGGTATTGGCTCGGTAAAAAGGACGAAGGCAAGGGCATCATTACAAAATCATGTAAAGGTTTGATCAGCTATGGTTTTAGGGAGTTGGGTTTAAACAGAATAGAGATTAAAGCAGCCGAAAGTAATGTCAGAAGCCTGGCCATCCCAGAGAAATTGAATTTCACAAAAGAAGGTATACTGAGACAGGCAGACCTGGTTAATGGTCAGTTTCTTGATCTGGTTTTATACTCCATGTTAAACGAAGAGTGGAAATCATAG